The following are encoded in a window of Pan troglodytes isolate AG18354 chromosome 4, NHGRI_mPanTro3-v2.0_pri, whole genome shotgun sequence genomic DNA:
- the CPLX2 gene encoding complexin-2 isoform X3 gives MDFVMKQALGGATKDMGKMLGGEEEKDPDAQKKEEERQEALRQQEEERKAKHARMEAEREKVRQQIRDKYGLKKKEEKEAEEKAALEQPCEGSLTRPKKAIPAGCGDEEEEEEESILDTVLKYLPGPLQDMFKK, from the exons ATGGACTTCGTCATGAAGCAGGCCCTTGGAG GGGCCACAAAGGACATGGGGAAGATGCtggggggagaggaagagaaggaccCCGACGcgcagaaaaaggaggaggagcgGCAGGAGGCGCTGcggcagcaggaggaggagcgTAAGGCCAAGCACGCGCGCATGGAGGCGGAGCGGGAGAAGGTCCGGCAGCAGATCCGAGATAAG taTGGgctgaagaagaaggaggagaaggaagcagAGGAGAAAGCAGCCCTGGAGCAGCCCTGCGAGGGGAGCCTGACCCGGCCCAAGAAGGCCATCCCTGCGGGCTGCggggacgaggaggaggaggaagaggagagcatCCTGGACACGGTGCTCAAGTACCTGCCCGGGCCGCTGCAGGACATGTTCAAGAAGTAA